CTTCATTGGCCTGTGAAACCTTAAGGGTGGATTCAAGTGACGCCATGTTGGTAACGAGGTTGACCTTTTGTTGCTCCAAAGATTGAATTTCAACTTCAAGTTTTTTCTTGTTGGCAGCAAGATCGGAATATTTCTTGATGAGCTCGGGGAATGACAGGTTCTCGGTTTTCTCCAGGTCGTGAAGATGTAGTGCCGCCAGGAGAAACTCATCGGCCGGAAACCCGTTTTGGGAGTGCTTTTTTACCAGGTTAGCCCACTCGTTCAATTGCGTCATGCCAATGCCTAGTTCGTAGCATCGCTGAAATAGAAGTGTTCCCAGGTAAGCCTGAGCAGGACCAAGATTGTTTTTCTTTAACTGCAGGGAAAGTTGGCGCAGAGTGCCGATTTCTTCGGTTGGTAAACCCGGTATTTGAAGTTTTCCGGTAACAAGGTCATCGGTGACACCGACGATGCTGCCATGCGAGAACGTGGTCTTGTTCTTAATTTCATCTACAGTGTCGCCCAATAGGTAATGTTTAGCGACGTCGAGTTTTTCTTCTAAGGTATGCGCCATAATCGTCCTCCGTCACGAAATCGTTCATTATCATCTAGTCTGTTCCCTCGAGTTCGAACAATCCCTGCAGGTATATCAGGCGCCGATATCCGGCGTCGGTGATTTGGTACCAGAAGCCCTTCGGCACCGCCTGATTGCGGTGCCTTGCGAGCAAGCCCTGCCGGTGGTAGCGCCGTAGAAGCTCAGAGGCGTTGGTGATGCTCAGGTCACAAGCGATGGCGACTTCCCACGACACATACCAGGAGTAAGCTCCACCGTTGTAGAGAAATTCCAGGACCTGTACTTTGCGGTAGTTTCGCATTTGATTTGACTAGGCTCCAAGAAATGGCAATACTTGGTCTTGACAAGTATGTATAATGTATAATACATTGATGTACATGTAGTGTCAATATAACGAAAGAGGTCAAAGATGCAAGAAATCCCATTCAGCGTGCCCGTATCCGGTACCGTCAAAATTGACGGCAGTTCGATCACCATCACCATCAACAGATCGGAAACCTTCATTTCGTTCGAACCCGAAACCCCGGCCGGGGCCAGGCATTCTGCCCTGGAGCGGGGCAGAACAACTTATGACGTTATTCTTGAGAGCGCAAGGGAGTTTATTCGAAGAAATGGCTACAACCGGTTTTTAGCCCCTGAACTCTACGATATCGCCCATGAAAAATACCCGGAACTGAAAAAGAATTCGTTCTTAACCCGGGTGATCTCAAGCTCACCAAACCATCCTTCCTACAAATACTACAGTTCGCGGCGGGATTATTTCGTTCATATGATTAATGGGATTTATCAGCTTGATGCGAAATATGTGGTGAAGGACAACGGTGAAACAGGGAATCCGAATGGAGCCTCGTTATTTATGAACCGAGATTGATGATGTTGTATTCAGAGCAAGGAGGAGGTTTGTTTGAAATGCCACAAGATGAAAATATGGTCAGTGAATTAGGCGCAGGCATACTCAAAATACAGGACAAGGAAATCCGCAAAGCCGTTCACAAGGCTGTTCATTCCCTTTTTAGGCAAATCGAGAGTGAGCCCACGATCGTTGGAGTAGCGTTTGACGGCAAGCATGGTGCAGAAGAACAGGCCGGCACCTTAACTGAGGTGGGGGCATGGCTGTTCCACAGGAGGCAGGAAGATGAGCACTCCGGCGACTTGTCCGGTGACCCCGGAAGCACTTAATGGATATATCCAAGACGCAGCCAAAGCGGCTGGATATTCCCAGGGTTTCGGCGTCAAGGGTTGCGATCTAAAACAGCCTTTCTGGTGGGCTGGTTACTGCCGCCAGAGCTTGGATGCGCAAGGCTTGAATAACAGATTACCTGAATATTTACTTAGTTTAGCCAAAATGGCGAAAGCCCAAGGTGCGATAGTTCCATTAGAATATGTGCTGTATGATCACGTATCAGGTGAACATCTCGACCGCCCGGCGATGCAATTCCTACGGCACGATCTTGTTGACCACGGTAAGGTGCTAGGGATATTCTTTGCCGACCTGAGGTGCCTGTCCCGCGAGCCCGCGCCGCAGCAAGTCTTTGAACGTGAATGCGAAATTCGCGGCATAAAACTAATCTTCGGCGATGCTCCGTCCGGTATGGACACCGCGTCCCAGTTCGTACGTTCAGCACTCACCTACAGTAATAAATTAACTAGGTTGGCAACACATAACAACGCTCGAGCCGGCAACATCGGGCGGGTTCTCAAGGGCTTAGTACCAGCCTGCAAGGCTCCGTACGGTTACAGGTACCGCCGCGACGCTGAAATCACCAGCGCTGGCAAAATACTTATCAAGAAAGCATGGTGGGAAATCGATAATCTGGATGAAAACTCCGAGATTATCGAGCATAGCCCAGCCTGGGTTGTGCAGGCGATTTTCAGGTGGACCGGGCGGGAAAACCGGACAACCCATTGGGTGGCAAAAACACTCAACGAAATTGGAATTCCCAAACCGGGAGGAGGGGTCTGGAGGCCAAACACAGTGTGTGGCCTGTTGGGTAATCGTTGCTACACGGGTCAGCACTTCTACAACGCCGCCTCCATGGTGCCCAATCCGGCGCGTCCGCTGGGTGATGTCACTGGCAAAGTCAGAAGAACCATTTTGCGGCCAAAGCCAAAAGAGGAATGGATAGAGTTCTCAGTACCCCAGATAATCACTCAGGATTTATGGCAAAGTGCGATGGATACAGTCGCAAAAAGAGGTAGGGGAAGGGGTAAACAGGGTAAGGCTATTCAGGCTTTGTTACGGGGGCGGATCTTTTGCCCAGTATGTTCTCTTCCAATGGTGGTCAGACGCGACGGGCGGGATCACAAAGTCTTTTACCATTGCACCCGCCGATACCGGGCTTGGGATGAGAAAAACGCCTGCAGCAACCGAAAATTCATTCCCGGAAGCTGGGACGAGTCGGTTTGGGATATTGTGTATGCTCTTCTGTGGGATGATGTTTGGCTCGAGCAACAGGTTGAAGTGGAACGATCCAATCACCAGGCTTCAACAAAGTTGATAGATTCGGAACTGCGAAAAATTAACATTATGCGATCAAAAATCGCTAAAGTTCAGGTGGGTTACGAAGAAGGTGTCTACGACGCTGTCGAGGCTAAGAACCGAATCAAAGGTTGCCAAGCAGGGATTCTGGTTGCTGAAAAAGAAATCCAAAAGCTCAGCAGCCAAAATAACGGCGATTGTGTTCTAGGAAGCGTAGAATCGCTAAAACGTCAACTTGAAGAACTGCGGCACATTAATCTAGAGTCAGCCAGTTTTGAAGACAAATTTAACATCATAAGGTTGTTAAATGTTCGGGTATTCCCTTCCGAAGATTTAAAGACGATGAGGATTAAGGTAGGCCTGGATACTCATCAATACGGGGAGGATGGCACTCAAAATGCGTGTGGGAAAGTCCTATATGCCCCACCAAGAATCCCAATACGTAAAACGGTTTCTCTGAATTATTTTACAGCTATCTCCCACTACCCTGAATACAACAATCCCTCCAATGTTTCAGTTGGTATCAGATCTCAACCTATAGATATATAAAAGTAATAATTACGATTTAATAACCATTAATAACATTATATTGACACTGTGCTTACTAAGTGATACCATCAGTACTAAGACCTGTATCCTGGATACTAGTACCTTCCCTTTACGTCGGTCAGACTGAGCGTTGCCGGATACGATCAAAGGCAAACCAATGAAAACGCATCCTAACGACGAGGCTTATTCCTGCCACCCCGAAACAATGGCCACGGTGGAGGCTGTGAATGGATGTCCTGATCTTCAATCCTTCCCAAAAAGATACTGAAACAATAACATCAGTATTCGACAGCTTGTGGCCTGGGTCGTGTACCAAGGTGGCTACGACAACCGAACATGCCCTCTCAGTATTTGAGAAATCTCGTTTCGATCTCGTCATAATCGTCGTTAATCTTCGAGACATATGTTTTGATTTAGTTAAAGATCTGAGACGGTTCTCAGATGTACCGGTGGTGGTGATAGATGGCAATCCCAACGAATATGCGTTAATGAAGTTTATCGATCTAGGTGCTGATGACTATCTCGTGAGTCCATTCAAACCGTTGGAACTGCTATATCACTGTAAGGCAATAGTACGCCGGGCATTCGGGATGGACTCAGATAACGAACCTCTCGAGGTTGGCCTGCTAAGACTTGACGCCCTGCTACACCGAGCGGAGATGGGCGGTCAACAAATCCCGCTATCACGTACAGAAAGTATCGTCCTAAGCCATTTGATGAAAAATGCCGGGCGGGTGGTCAGCCACAACAGTTTGGCACGAGCTATATGGGGTGATGAAACTGTTGAAGCTAACGGTACGATTCGAACATACATTGAACGCCTCCGAAAAAAGCTCGGTGATAATCCCAGGAATCCATCTTTAATCTTGACTGAAACAGGGTATGGCTATAGACTGGCTAAACCCTTCAAGCTCCATCTCAATCCTGTTTTGTCACTAATTGTCACGGTTATTAACATGATTGCTGCGTTACCCCTCTTTTCAGTCATAGATTGCGACGCTCTTTAGACGGGATCTGTTACCCCGATGGATTAATATTTATCCAGGCTGAAAAATCTTCCATTTTTCGATTTAGAAGCTTGGTGGAAAAATGAAGGCATTGCTGGTTGAATCTGAGCAAAAGACCGCCGAAATTCTCGGCTCCACTCTTAGATTACCTTTTCCCGATATTGACCTAATCTGTTCTGACAAAGGTGAGCCAGGACTAGATTTGTTGTTCAAGGAAATTTTTGATTTTGCGATCATCGATCTGAAATTAGCGGATATTTCCGGGTTTGAATTCCTAAAACGAATGAGATTATTTTCTCAAGTCCCTGTTTTGGCAATTCAATCCGGGCTGGAAGACATAGACCTAGTGCGAGCGATCGACTACGGGGCCGACGACTGCCTGCCAAAACCGGTGAATCCAATAATTCTTATCGCAAGGGCAAAAGCCTTGATCAGGCGTGTCAACGGCTTTCTGAACCGGGAAGAAACAGTCGCTGGAATGCTCCGTCTCGATTCGCTTATCCATAAAGCCTATTTCAAAGGCCAAGAAATATACCTAACCCGTACAGAAAATATCGTTTTACACCACCTGATGAACAATGCCGGGCATGTCGCTTCTTACCGGAGCCTCGCGTGTCAACTCTGG
This is a stretch of genomic DNA from Dehalogenimonas etheniformans. It encodes these proteins:
- a CDS encoding recombinase family protein — protein: MSTPATCPVTPEALNGYIQDAAKAAGYSQGFGVKGCDLKQPFWWAGYCRQSLDAQGLNNRLPEYLLSLAKMAKAQGAIVPLEYVLYDHVSGEHLDRPAMQFLRHDLVDHGKVLGIFFADLRCLSREPAPQQVFERECEIRGIKLIFGDAPSGMDTASQFVRSALTYSNKLTRLATHNNARAGNIGRVLKGLVPACKAPYGYRYRRDAEITSAGKILIKKAWWEIDNLDENSEIIEHSPAWVVQAIFRWTGRENRTTHWVAKTLNEIGIPKPGGGVWRPNTVCGLLGNRCYTGQHFYNAASMVPNPARPLGDVTGKVRRTILRPKPKEEWIEFSVPQIITQDLWQSAMDTVAKRGRGRGKQGKAIQALLRGRIFCPVCSLPMVVRRDGRDHKVFYHCTRRYRAWDEKNACSNRKFIPGSWDESVWDIVYALLWDDVWLEQQVEVERSNHQASTKLIDSELRKINIMRSKIAKVQVGYEEGVYDAVEAKNRIKGCQAGILVAEKEIQKLSSQNNGDCVLGSVESLKRQLEELRHINLESASFEDKFNIIRLLNVRVFPSEDLKTMRIKVGLDTHQYGEDGTQNACGKVLYAPPRIPIRKTVSLNYFTAISHYPEYNNPSNVSVGIRSQPIDI
- a CDS encoding response regulator transcription factor; its protein translation is MDVLIFNPSQKDTETITSVFDSLWPGSCTKVATTTEHALSVFEKSRFDLVIIVVNLRDICFDLVKDLRRFSDVPVVVIDGNPNEYALMKFIDLGADDYLVSPFKPLELLYHCKAIVRRAFGMDSDNEPLEVGLLRLDALLHRAEMGGQQIPLSRTESIVLSHLMKNAGRVVSHNSLARAIWGDETVEANGTIRTYIERLRKKLGDNPRNPSLILTETGYGYRLAKPFKLHLNPVLSLIVTVINMIAALPLFSVIDCDAL
- a CDS encoding response regulator transcription factor; this translates as MKALLVESEQKTAEILGSTLRLPFPDIDLICSDKGEPGLDLLFKEIFDFAIIDLKLADISGFEFLKRMRLFSQVPVLAIQSGLEDIDLVRAIDYGADDCLPKPVNPIILIARAKALIRRVNGFLNREETVAGMLRLDSLIHKAYFKGQEIYLTRTENIVLHHLMNNAGHVASYRSLACQLWGDDYPGSNKAIRKCIDRLKVKLGTVAASPELINERGVGFRLVP